The sequence CGTTCAAAATCAGTACCCCAAGAGCGATTGAGAGCATCCAAAGTACTATATGACTCTTGAAGAAAAACTTGGTATGTATTAGTGCAAAATTTAGATATACAAGATCCTTTTGTCTTGTTCTCATCTCCTATAGAATACACAAAGACGCCATGTTCTCGTGATCTTCTGTGTATAGAAGCGAGCATTGCGGTTTGTTTCCAGACCGCCAAGCCATCATTCCAGCAGAATGGTTTCATGACGCCATTCGATTTTTTCTCTGCCGGAATATGAGTGGTGAAGGGGATCCAAGAAATGTCATTGGCCGCAACGTGGAGTGGTGGGTTCTCCCAGTCAAGTTGAAGTGTAACCCCCTGCCGTGCGAGACTCTCTTCTGCATAGGGAGCCAGAGTGCCTTTTGGTACTCCCCATATGAGAAAATTAAAGCGGTCCCGCTGACGCTTGGCAACTCGAACATACCTGTGTGTTCGAGAAATCTCCACATTATTGGATAGCAGACGTGCCTCAACGGTAACGAGCATAGGCATCCACTTTGCTATATCAAATACAAATTCTACTTCATTACCATTTGCAGGAATGTCTTGGCGAACCAGTTCACGCCGACGACTGTCTAGAAGTTGTATCCGAACAATTTCATTTATTAACGGGACTCCGGAAACGAAAACTTTCCCAGAAATTGATTCTCCTGGCTCAGCCCAATATTTACTTACACTCAAGCCTGTAACGGTTCTTTCAGACGATACTACGAACGGTTGACTGGCCCAAGTTTCAACACCTAAGCTTCCCACCACAACCGCATCTGCACGCCAAATGCCTTCAGGAAGACTTGGTAATTTAAATACGGCGGTCGCTCCAAATGTGATGCTTTGTTCCGGCAAAACACGAGCAGCATGACCCGGTTTCCGCACTGAAATCCGTATACGATGATCAGTCCCAAATGGTTTTCCAGAAAAATCAGCATTCAAAGTGGCAGGCCTTCCAACCTGTATCTCCCGGCTTTGACCTGAATAGGCTTCACCCGCAGTGACATCCAGCCTGAGACGAGTCATAGGCTCTTGTTGGGCTGCCCACAGAACTGCTCGACCAAGACTTTCCTGCCAGTAGTCGTAGGTAATCTCCCACCCCTCAGTAAAATTAAGTTGAGGGCATGCAGAGACAACTATTTCTCTACCTTTACCCAACAAAGTAGCTTTTCTTGTATTTTCATCAACTATAAAATCAGATATCGGCAATTCACCGTTTTTTTTGAGACGCAATTTCTGGTTATCAGCTTCAACAGACACCAATCCAGCACCGCGAGTAACAGCATTCATGACCATTTCTTTTTGTATCGCCGGAAGATCACTTACACTAACCCCGAAAAAAACGAAACAATCCCATTTATTTTTCAGCAAATTAGTCATTCTCTGTCTACCTAGATTACCTCCATGCCAATTAATTTCTCTTTTCTTATCACCACTTATTTTTGTCCAAAAAATTGCCTTACATTCGATATCAAAACGTTGAATAAGCTCAACACATTCACGAACAGTATTATTTTCAGTACTTGAAAAAAATAGAACTTTAATTCTTCCACCAGCATAAGGCTTTGCCCATTTAGTATGAGGTGTTTCAAAAGATAATGTTAAATCATGATCAATCTCAAGGTCTTTTAAATTTTGACCTGAAGCACTAGCATGCGATGAATAAAAAGAAACAATGATTGACACCAATAAAAGCATCAGTGATTCTTTTGTGAATTTCATTTTATATTTTTTGCTTTCGTTCAAAATTAATATCTCAATATATTTTACACAAATAGCCTGCATGAGCGATTTTAAACTTCACTTTCACCCGCATTCTACATGAGTGCCTAAGCCAAAAATATCAACTAAAATTCACTTTCAAAGCCTTCAGCTAAAACAAGCGACGTTCCAAGCTTGTCTTTCTTTGAAAGGAAGGGTGCTTCCGAATATGGCCAATCAATGCCAATATCCAAATCGTTCCATCTAATGCAACGTTCCGCTACAGGTGCATAGTAGGCTGTTGTTTTGTAAAGAAACTCAGCGCGATCACTCAACGTGATGAATCCGTGGGCGAATCCTGGCGGGATCCATAATTGACGCTTGTTCTCAGCCGACAGCAACGTCCCTACCCACTTCCCGAAAGTCGATGAATATCTCCTGATGTCTACGGCAACATCAAAGACCTCACCATGCACGACACGGACGAGTTTGCCCTGCGCATACGGAGGAAGTTGGTAATGAAGGCCCCTCAACACACCCCGCTGAGAACACGAATGATTGTCCTGCACAAAAACTGTGGCAACGCCAGTTGCCTTTGTGAAAGCTTGAGCATTGAAGCTTTCGTAAAAAAAGCCCCGGTCATCACCGAAGACACGGGGGGTCAACAAGATGACCTCAGGGATCGAAAGCGGCTTGGCGTTCATTTGCACCCCTGACTCTTCACGAGGTTCATCAGATAGCGGCCGTACCCGTTTTTGAGCAGGGGTTCGGCCAAACGCATAACTTGAGCCTCATCAATCCAGCCCTGACGGAAACAGACCTCCTCTGGACAGGCAACCTTGAGCCCTTGCCGTTTCTCCAAGGTAGCGATGTACATACTTGCTTCGAGCAGACTATCGTGAGTGCCCGTATCCAGCCAAGCGTATCCGCGTCCCATCATCTCTACACGGAGACGGCCTTGCTCCAAATAAAGACGGTTCAAGTCCGTAATCTCTAATTCGCCACGCACTGAGGGCTTGAGTGATCGTGCGTACTCGGTCACATTGCCGTCATAGAAATACAAACCCGTAACGGCATAGTTGGATTTGGGGCAGGAGGGCTTCTCCTCAAGAGAGAGGACCCTTCCCGAATTGTCGAATTCCGCCACTCCGTAGCGTTCTGGGTCCTGAACATGGTAGGCGAACACTGTGGCTTGGTCAGTCCTGGCTACGGCGCTGGCCAGCAATTTATGAAGATCATGCCCATAGAAGATGTTGTCGCCCAGTACTAGTGCGCACGGACTTCCATCAATGAACTCCTCGCCAATCAAAAAGGCCTGTGCCAATCCGTCCGGATGAGGTTGCACCGAATAGCTCAAATGGATGCCCCACTGACTGCCATCCCCAAGCAGGCTTTCGAACCGTGGCGTATCTTGGGGTGTGGAGATAACCAAAATGTCCCTGATTCCCGCCAAGAGCAGCGTGCTCAGGGGGTAATAAATCATGGGTTTGTCGTAGACAGGAATTAGCTGCTTGGAGATAGAGAGTGTTGCAGGATGCAGGCGGGTCCCTGTACCACCAGCGAGGATTATGCCTTTGCGTGTCGTCATGAAAGTGATCTTTTAATCGCCTTGGTCAGCTTCGGCCATGATGCCATTAACTGCCTAATCTTGATATTTTTCTCTCAATAAATGGCCTCTTTTGGGCCTCAGGTTTGCATTTGCCACGGAAATTTAGCTTTTTAATTCAATAGACCACTATCATTGATAAAAATTTGAGATACAGAAGGCAAATTTCATCCCAACGTGAAAACTCCAATCAATTCCCCCGCCCATAAACATCCTCAACTCTAACAATATCATCCTCCCCCAAATAACTCCCCGTCTGCACCTCAACCAACTCCAGATCAATCTTTCCCGGATTTTCCAATCGATGCATAAAACCAAGCGGTATATAAGTGGACTCATCTTCTTTTAGTAGTAAACTTTCTTCTCCCCGCGTCACCAACGCGGTTCCCCTCACAACAACCCAATGTTCCGCCCGGTGGTGATGTTTCTGCAATGACAGTACAGCACCCGGTTTGACCGTGATTCTCTTCACCTGAAAGCGATCTTCAAGATTGATGGTTTCATAAGTGCCCCAAGGCCTGTAAACCTTCTTGTGCAGCGAGACCTCCGGACGCTTTTTTGATTTCAGCTTGTCCACGAGTTTCTTTACATCCTGCACTCGATCCTTTGGCGAAACCATCACGGCATCAGCCGTTTCCACAATGACATGGTCCCTGACCCCGACAACCGCCAACAGCCTTCCAGTCGAATGCATGTATGATCCATGCGAGTCCTCGGAAACCACATCTCCGATGGCTACGTTTTGATTCTCGTCCTTGTCCTTGACGTCCCAAAGGGCGCTCCAAGACCCGATATCGTTCCACCCGGCATAAAGCGGTATCACCGCGCCGTGGGCAGTATGCTCCATAACTGCGTAATCTATCGAATCACTCGGACACGATTCAAAATTTGCGGCATCCAGGCGGAAAAAATCCAGATCGCTTTTCCCTTCGGCAATGGCTTTTTGGCAGGCATCCGCCATTTCTGGACGGAATCGCTCAAGCTCCTGCATGAACTGCTTTGCTGAAAACATGAACATACCGCTGTTCCAATAGAATTTGCCTGAATCAAGATACGACTGTGCGGTCTGGGTATCCGGCTTTTCGACAAAGCGTTTGATGTGAAAGGCATCGCTATCGACACCAAGCTGTTCACCACGCTCGATGTATCCGTATCCGGTTTCGGCATACTGGGGCACGATTCCGAACGTGACGAGGGAGCCGGCGCTGGCTACGCTCGCGCCGATCTCGATGGTTGAAAGCAGCATGGACAGATCACGGATATGGTGATCCGCCGGCAAGACCAGAAGGATCGGATCGTCGTGCAATTCACTGGCAAGCCGGGCGGCGACGTATGCTGCGGGAGCGGTGTTTTTCCCTGCGGGCTCAAGGACAATCTTCGAAAGCTGCACATCCTGTTGCCGGGCCTGCTCCGCGACCATGAAGCGATGCTCTTCGTTGCACACGACGATGGGAGGCGCGATTTCCGGGTTCTGTCCAAGCCTGAGCGCTGTCTCCTGGAAAAGAGTCTTGCCATTGACCAGAGGAAGAAACTGCTTCGGATACAATTGTCTGGATAAAGGCCACAACCGTGTTCCGGAACCACCGGCCAGAATGACAGGAATGATCATCACTTCTCCCGTTGCATGATGTCTGAAATAATTGGACGCTACTGCCGCGTCCCCTCATTCTCCAAAAACCACCGATAAGCGCCCCCCACTCCCTCTTCCAACCCAATCTCAGCCTTCCAGCCAAGTCCGGTCAGCCTTGAAGCATCAAGAAGTTTCTTTGGCGTCCCTTCGGGCTTCTCGGCATCAAAAAACAGCTTTCCGTCATAGCCCACAATCCGGGCCACGGTCTCGGCCAACTCCAGAATACTCACATCTACCCCACACCCCACATTCACAAAACAAGGATTAGGGTAGCTCAAAAGCTCCCGTTCAAATACCGCGTCTTCTAGATTCAAGACAAAAAGGCATGCCTGCGCCATGTCATCCACATGCAAAAACTCCCGCCTGGCATTCCCCGTCCCCCACACAACCACCTCTTCAACCCCGCTCTCCTTGGCCTCATGAAACCGCCGTATAAGCGCAGGCAACACATGGGAATTCACCGGATGAAAATTGTCCCCCGGCCCATAGAGATTGGTCGGCATCACGGCCACGAACTTGGTGCCATACTGCCGATTGTAGGACTCGCACATCTTGATCCCGGCGATCTTGGCCAGGGCATACGGCTCGTTGGTCGGCTCCAGCGGTCCGGTCAGCAGATGCTCTTCGCGCATGGGCTGCGGGGCAAGCTTGGGATAGATGCAGGACGATCCCAGAAAAAGCAGACGATCAACGCCTGACTCATAGGCCGAATGGATGACATTGGACTGGATGACCAGATTGTCGTGGATGAAGGATGCCGGATAGGTATTGTTGGCATGTATCCCGCCGACTTTTGCAGCTGCAAGAAAGACATGATCCGGACGCTCCACTTTAAAAAAATCACGGACTGCAGCCTGATCCAGTAAATCAAGCATTTCCAGCCTTACTCGCCCCCCAAAATCCGGAGCAGCATTATGAATGGTCCCGACGATATTCTGAAAGCCTTGCGCCAAAAGAGCGCGAATGATCGCACTACCGACCATCCCGGCGGCACCGGCTATTAGAATCTTGTCTGTTATTTTCATTCTTTTTGCTTTCCTGGAAATCCAACCTGAAGGCTGTTCAAAAAGGTTCGAGTGCAAGGCGCAAGGTGAAAAGGGAAGCCGATGTGTGGCCGTCTACATGAGGCTTCCATTTTCACCGCAGCAACGCAGCAATCGGGCCTTTTTCAACAGCCGCTACTCGCACGGAGAGCTAACAGTAAAACCAGCACGCACACACAACTCTTCCTTTTTCGCGTCTTCCAGATCAAACCGCACCATCTCGGCTACCAGTTCCTCAAAGCGGACCTTGGGGGTCCAGCCGAGTTGCTTTTTACCTTTGGCCGGATCGCCCAGCAGCGTCTCCACTTCCGTAGGCCTAAAATAGCGAGGGTCCACGGCCACGACCGTTTTGCCATTGGCCGGATTGACGCCTTTCTCGTCCAGGCCTTCGCCTGAGAATTGAATGGTCATGCCCAGCTCCTTGGCAGCAGCCTGCACGAAATCCCGCACGGAATGCTGTTCACCAGTGGCGATGACATAGTCGTCCGGCGAATCCTGCTGTAGCATGAGCCACTGCATCTCCACGTAATCCTTGGCGTGCCCCCAGTCGCGCAAGGCGTTCAGGTTGCCTAGGTGCAGGCAGTCCTGAAGGCCAAGATGGATACGGGCCAAGGCGCGGGTGATCTTGCGGGTAACGAAGGTCTCACCGCGAAGGGGTGATTCATGGTTGAAGAGGATGCCGTTGCACGCATACATGCCGTATGCCTCGCGATAATTGACCGCGATCCAGTAGGCGAAAAGCTTGGCGCAGGCATAGGGAGAGCGCGGATAAAAGGGCGTCTTCTCAGTCTGGGGGACTTCCTGCACCAGGCCAAACAGCTCGGAGGTGGAAGCCTGATAAAAACGCGTCTTCTTCTCCAGGCCCAGGATGCGGATAGCTTCAAGAATACGCAGCGTACCCAGACCATCCACGTTGGCCGTGTATTCTGGCGTATCAAAAGACACCTGCACGTGAGACTGTGCAGCGAGGTTGTAAATCTCGTCAGGCTGGACCTGCTGGATGATGCGGATCAGGTTGGTGGCATCGGACAGATCGCCGTAATGCAGAACAAAACGCCGTCCGGTCTCATGCGGATCCTGATAGAGATGATCGATGCGATCAGTGTTGAACAGCGATGCGCGGCGCTTGATGCCATGCACCTCATAGCCTTTCTCAAGAAGAAATTCCGCCAGATATGCGCCATCCTGACCTGTGATGCCTGTGATGAGAGCTACTTTATTCAATGGATAATCCTTGCGAACAGTGAATGGAGAGCGGCGACCGGAAATAAACAACGGGATCAGGAGCCGACCCTTGTCAGCTGCCTGCCCTGAAGTCAGACACGTATCTTTCCGGATTTTCACCTAAAAACCGAAAAGAGTTTACAAGTCCCGTGCCATGAAGCCTTTTTACTCCACACGCCGAAAAGCGCCGCCAGCCGTAGCTTTTCTTGTTTTACGCAGTAGCGATGACGAGGACGAGGTGTCTGATTTAGCTGGACTGGATTGGGGGAGGCAGCGGCAAAGGTAGCGATGGAAGATTCAGAGATCTTGAGAACAAAAAATCCCGGCATGAAAGAGAGGCAATCTCTCCCTCATGCCGGGATAAAGTCAGATAGAATGCAGCCTAGACGATCTGACGGCGACGCAGGCCGACAAGACCAAGCAGGCCCGAGCCGAGAAGGATTGCGGCACCGGGAACTGGGACGGAACTCGTGGCGGAAACAAAGCCAGTATACGCTCCTCCTGCGAAGGGAGCTTGACCGGACCCAAAACCAGTCAAAGCTAGAAAATAGTCACCTGCAAGCAAATTAAACTGAGTTTTAATCAATGCGTCACCTGCAACCTCAAATATTTGAGTAAAACTATTTGATCCATTATCTTTAAATAAGTATCCTTCAAAATT is a genomic window of Desulfomicrobium baculatum DSM 4028 containing:
- a CDS encoding GDP-L-fucose synthase family protein — encoded protein: MKITDKILIAGAAGMVGSAIIRALLAQGFQNIVGTIHNAAPDFGGRVRLEMLDLLDQAAVRDFFKVERPDHVFLAAAKVGGIHANNTYPASFIHDNLVIQSNVIHSAYESGVDRLLFLGSSCIYPKLAPQPMREEHLLTGPLEPTNEPYALAKIAGIKMCESYNRQYGTKFVAVMPTNLYGPGDNFHPVNSHVLPALIRRFHEAKESGVEEVVVWGTGNARREFLHVDDMAQACLFVLNLEDAVFERELLSYPNPCFVNVGCGVDVSILELAETVARIVGYDGKLFFDAEKPEGTPKKLLDASRLTGLGWKAEIGLEEGVGGAYRWFLENEGTRQ
- a CDS encoding beta-galactosidase, yielding MNESKKYKMKFTKESLMLLLVSIIVSFYSSHASASGQNLKDLEIDHDLTLSFETPHTKWAKPYAGGRIKVLFFSSTENNTVRECVELIQRFDIECKAIFWTKISGDKKREINWHGGNLGRQRMTNLLKNKWDCFVFFGVSVSDLPAIQKEMVMNAVTRGAGLVSVEADNQKLRLKKNGELPISDFIVDENTRKATLLGKGREIVVSACPQLNFTEGWEITYDYWQESLGRAVLWAAQQEPMTRLRLDVTAGEAYSGQSREIQVGRPATLNADFSGKPFGTDHRIRISVRKPGHAARVLPEQSITFGATAVFKLPSLPEGIWRADAVVVGSLGVETWASQPFVVSSERTVTGLSVSKYWAEPGESISGKVFVSGVPLINEIVRIQLLDSRRRELVRQDIPANGNEVEFVFDIAKWMPMLVTVEARLLSNNVEISRTHRYVRVAKRQRDRFNFLIWGVPKGTLAPYAEESLARQGVTLQLDWENPPLHVAANDISWIPFTTHIPAEKKSNGVMKPFCWNDGLAVWKQTAMLASIHRRSREHGVFVYSIGDENKTKGSCISKFCTNTYQVFLQESYSTLDALNRSWGTDFERWKDVGLLNSTDDDELASLALKNYPRWFDRQAYKSWNYVQYCLKYSKAYKGIDPQAKTGFDGAAGFATGDDIDLIIRSLDSWVPYQSIADEVIRSIAPREFIRSNWIGGRDKTSGPLLYKYWRLVNLGADSIWWWMWSCIGDLRGFLAPDLRPFPEIEEVVEDTRMVRDGLGDLLLQSVMLDDDIAILYSYPSVFAHKLDEGASFGSYEEAHSSLIKFIRNSGYQFRYITDRMLRQSETDLSKFRMLFLPRAEAISDKEAELIRQYVAGGGTVVADLRPGLYDDHCKRREKGILDDMFGIKQAEKNKIFTLGQVIVRSVGKGRAILLNNKMSSLPALMAGETLIRDFWGGAPAIKIHGKMNGLEVTRWRNQGIEILSLLREGVEVEGVTVSLPKSKYIYDLRAFRSYGLTDHFDTNIIPNRASFFALTDRHIAQPVVSLHLSEARQGMMAQMVVEVPDAEGKHALKMGVKVDGNHVDWFDKVVLVGAEPVTVELPIAYNDPVGNYSIEFTDLFSGKKSQVKFNVSSFGQKELSQAD
- a CDS encoding PEP-CTERM sorting domain-containing protein (PEP-CTERM proteins occur, often in large numbers, in the proteomes of bacteria that also encode an exosortase, a predicted intramembrane cysteine proteinase. The presence of a PEP-CTERM domain at a protein's C-terminus predicts cleavage within the sorting domain, followed by covalent anchoring to some some component of the (usually Gram-negative) cell surface. Many PEP-CTERM proteins exhibit an unusual sequence composition that includes large numbers of potential glycosylation sites. Expression of one such protein has been shown restore the ability of a bacterium to form floc, a type of biofilm.) → MKKILFLTLSLILAYSSAFASFDPSSAPTIAPIDLNPITLGTEIPIYQTGIIGEFYHKYTMTLPASDFAAAIVSFNFAPYTDIDNFEGYLFKDNGSNSFTQIFEVAGDALIKTQFNLLAGDYFLALTGFGSGQAPFAGGAYTGFVSATSSVPVPGAAILLGSGLLGLVGLRRRQIV
- the rfbC gene encoding dTDP-4-dehydrorhamnose 3,5-epimerase, with the translated sequence MNAKPLSIPEVILLTPRVFGDDRGFFYESFNAQAFTKATGVATVFVQDNHSCSQRGVLRGLHYQLPPYAQGKLVRVVHGEVFDVAVDIRRYSSTFGKWVGTLLSAENKRQLWIPPGFAHGFITLSDRAEFLYKTTAYYAPVAERCIRWNDLDIGIDWPYSEAPFLSKKDKLGTSLVLAEGFESEF
- a CDS encoding mannose-1-phosphate guanylyltransferase/mannose-6-phosphate isomerase; protein product: MIIPVILAGGSGTRLWPLSRQLYPKQFLPLVNGKTLFQETALRLGQNPEIAPPIVVCNEEHRFMVAEQARQQDVQLSKIVLEPAGKNTAPAAYVAARLASELHDDPILLVLPADHHIRDLSMLLSTIEIGASVASAGSLVTFGIVPQYAETGYGYIERGEQLGVDSDAFHIKRFVEKPDTQTAQSYLDSGKFYWNSGMFMFSAKQFMQELERFRPEMADACQKAIAEGKSDLDFFRLDAANFESCPSDSIDYAVMEHTAHGAVIPLYAGWNDIGSWSALWDVKDKDENQNVAIGDVVSEDSHGSYMHSTGRLLAVVGVRDHVIVETADAVMVSPKDRVQDVKKLVDKLKSKKRPEVSLHKKVYRPWGTYETINLEDRFQVKRITVKPGAVLSLQKHHHRAEHWVVVRGTALVTRGEESLLLKEDESTYIPLGFMHRLENPGKIDLELVEVQTGSYLGEDDIVRVEDVYGRGN
- the rfbA gene encoding glucose-1-phosphate thymidylyltransferase RfbA, with product MTTRKGIILAGGTGTRLHPATLSISKQLIPVYDKPMIYYPLSTLLLAGIRDILVISTPQDTPRFESLLGDGSQWGIHLSYSVQPHPDGLAQAFLIGEEFIDGSPCALVLGDNIFYGHDLHKLLASAVARTDQATVFAYHVQDPERYGVAEFDNSGRVLSLEEKPSCPKSNYAVTGLYFYDGNVTEYARSLKPSVRGELEITDLNRLYLEQGRLRVEMMGRGYAWLDTGTHDSLLEASMYIATLEKRQGLKVACPEEVCFRQGWIDEAQVMRLAEPLLKNGYGRYLMNLVKSQGCK
- the gmd gene encoding GDP-mannose 4,6-dehydratase gives rise to the protein MNKVALITGITGQDGAYLAEFLLEKGYEVHGIKRRASLFNTDRIDHLYQDPHETGRRFVLHYGDLSDATNLIRIIQQVQPDEIYNLAAQSHVQVSFDTPEYTANVDGLGTLRILEAIRILGLEKKTRFYQASTSELFGLVQEVPQTEKTPFYPRSPYACAKLFAYWIAVNYREAYGMYACNGILFNHESPLRGETFVTRKITRALARIHLGLQDCLHLGNLNALRDWGHAKDYVEMQWLMLQQDSPDDYVIATGEQHSVRDFVQAAAKELGMTIQFSGEGLDEKGVNPANGKTVVAVDPRYFRPTEVETLLGDPAKGKKQLGWTPKVRFEELVAEMVRFDLEDAKKEELCVRAGFTVSSPCE